In a genomic window of Actinomycetes bacterium:
- a CDS encoding WhiB family transcriptional regulator, producing MLLSLIAELEHGGASIPCRSENPELFFAESPADVEYAKSLCTACPVRGTCLSGALERSEPWGVWGGELFIQGVVVPRKRPRGRPRKCEVAA from the coding sequence ATGCTGCTCAGCCTGATCGCCGAGCTCGAGCACGGCGGTGCCTCGATTCCGTGCCGGTCCGAGAACCCCGAGCTCTTCTTCGCGGAGAGCCCGGCGGACGTCGAGTACGCGAAGTCGCTGTGTACCGCCTGCCCCGTCCGCGGCACCTGCCTCTCCGGCGCTCTCGAGCGCTCCGAGCCGTGGGGCGTCTGGGGCGGCGAGCTCTTCATCCAGGGCGTGGTGGTGCCACGCAAACGCCCGCGTGGCCGCCCGCGCAAGTGCGAGGTCGCAGCGTGA
- a CDS encoding dipeptidase, translating to MTSHDPAVRAHVEQTASAFLDRLGEWLRIPSISGDPADASDVRAFAEWLAAELRAHGFPVAEVWETAGHPAVFAEWPSDDATAPTVVVYGHHDVQPVDPVELWDTPPFTPAGDGDVLRGRGTADDKGQVLMHLLGLQAHLAATGRTSPAVHLKVVVEGEEESGSPHFAALLREHRDRLAGDVVVVSDTGMWSREVPSVCTGMRGLVDGQVDVRGSAGDLHSGSFGGAVPNPLTELARVLGRLHDDEGRVTIPGFYADVRALDERERELFARLPFDESQFLTDAQSGATKGEAGYTTLERLWARPTAEVNGIWGGYTGPGHKTIVPAEAHAKVSFRLVADQDPARVMGRFRAWLVEQFPPGIEVELQAFGDGVRPCLTPLDHPVLQAVTRSMSRAFGVEALYTREGGSGPEADLAEVLAVPVVFLGVGLPDDRIHAPNEKVDVPLLLKGAEAVAYLWADLAESWA from the coding sequence ATGACCTCCCACGACCCGGCGGTGCGCGCCCACGTCGAGCAGACGGCGTCCGCCTTCCTCGACCGGCTCGGCGAGTGGCTGCGGATCCCGTCGATCAGCGGCGACCCGGCCGACGCGTCCGACGTTCGTGCCTTCGCGGAATGGCTGGCCGCTGAGCTGCGCGCCCACGGCTTCCCGGTCGCGGAGGTGTGGGAGACCGCAGGTCACCCCGCGGTGTTCGCCGAGTGGCCCTCGGACGACGCCACGGCACCGACGGTCGTCGTCTACGGGCACCACGACGTCCAGCCGGTCGACCCGGTCGAGCTGTGGGACACCCCGCCGTTCACCCCGGCCGGGGACGGCGACGTGCTGCGCGGCCGCGGCACCGCCGACGACAAGGGCCAGGTGCTCATGCACTTGCTCGGCCTGCAGGCCCACCTGGCCGCCACTGGGCGGACCAGCCCGGCCGTGCACCTCAAGGTGGTCGTCGAGGGGGAGGAGGAGTCCGGCTCCCCGCACTTCGCGGCGCTGCTGCGCGAGCACCGGGACCGGCTGGCCGGCGACGTCGTCGTGGTGAGCGACACCGGCATGTGGTCGCGCGAAGTGCCGTCGGTCTGCACCGGGATGCGCGGCCTGGTCGACGGACAGGTCGACGTCCGCGGCTCGGCCGGCGACCTGCACTCCGGCTCGTTCGGTGGCGCGGTGCCCAACCCGCTGACCGAGCTGGCCCGGGTCCTCGGGCGGCTGCACGACGACGAGGGGCGGGTGACCATCCCCGGCTTCTACGCGGACGTCCGCGCCCTGGACGAGCGGGAGCGCGAGCTGTTCGCCCGGCTGCCGTTCGATGAGTCGCAGTTCCTCACCGACGCGCAGTCGGGGGCGACGAAGGGCGAGGCCGGGTACACCACCCTGGAACGGCTGTGGGCGCGCCCCACGGCTGAGGTGAACGGGATCTGGGGCGGCTACACCGGCCCCGGCCACAAGACCATCGTCCCGGCGGAGGCGCACGCCAAGGTGTCCTTCCGGCTGGTCGCCGACCAGGACCCGGCCCGGGTGATGGGTCGGTTCCGGGCCTGGCTGGTCGAGCAGTTCCCGCCCGGCATCGAGGTCGAGCTGCAGGCCTTCGGTGACGGCGTCCGGCCCTGCCTGACCCCCCTGGACCACCCGGTGCTGCAGGCCGTCACCCGGTCGATGAGCCGCGCCTTCGGCGTCGAGGCGCTCTACACCCGTGAGGGCGGCTCGGGTCCGGAGGCCGACCTCGCCGAGGTGCTCGCGGTGCCGGTCGTCTTCCTCGGGGTGGGCCTGCCGGACGACCGGATCCACGCGCCGAACGAGAAGGTCGACGTCCCGCTGCTGCTCAAGGGCGCCGAGGCCGTCGCCTACCTGTGGGCCGACCTGGCCGAGTCCTGGGCGTGA
- a CDS encoding ATP-dependent DNA helicase codes for MSHQPLTSPGQLSALLDVPFTAEQLAAATAPLEPGVVIAGAGSGKTTVMAARVVWLVGSGQVRPEQVLGLTFTNKAAGELAQRIRAALRRAVPAAPVTDAGEQVDGEPTVATYHAYAGRLLREHGLRIGLEPRARLLADATRFQLVDRVLRRAPGPFVALNTGVRTLVGDVVSLDGELSEHLVTVEALRAEDAAIARDVGSARRATAKLQEVADTAAKRDELATLVELVRAEKAHLGTLDFGDQLAAAARLVSEHPAVGEIERDRFRVVLLDEYQDTSVAQKQLLVGLFGGGHPVTAVGDPFQAIYGWRGASVANIDAFPQDFPRADGTASTRYGLSRNNRSGGRLLGLANALAGPLRERHPGSGLLQPRPGVEDAGDTVCALLPTYADEVAWVTDRVQAQLDSGMAPRDIALLVRVRSDFPAYHDALAERGIPVEVVGLGGLLALPEVSDVVATLEVLDEPTANAGLLRLLTGPRWRIGPRDLALLGRRAVHLVRGDQPQATDDIELLLEEAVAGVDPADVVSLVEALDHPGGATYSAAARQRFKELSDELRALRRHLGEPLLELVARVVSTTGLDVEVGAAPAAAKAHRAEALGSFLEQAEAFADLDGDPSVRAFLSYLRAAEEFDRGLDTTAPSPSDSVKLLTVHKAKGLEWPVVVLPNLTSEVFPAKRGRSRWTKAAKTLPTTLSGDADDFPVVADWTNKGLEAFDQAMAELDQLEERRLGYVAVTRAKQLLIASSHWWGPSQRKPRGPSAYLEAVRSHCEAGGGAVEHWEPQPDDDANPALLEQVEHPWPVPLQAEPLAARREAAELVRAALAGQLEPTGEPLSDAERARVAEWDRDLEVLLTEARLLHRVETAVPLPSSLSASGLVRLAADPDGFARDLVRPMPRPPAPAAHRGTRFHAWVESLFGEQPLLDRSDLEGAADDDLVPDTQLRALQQAFLAGPYARLAPHRVEAPFQLVLGGRVVRGRIDAVYRTDDGGYDVIDWKTGSAAADPLQLAIYRTAWAQIVGVAEESVGAAFYYVGSGRVERPAALPSGAELERLLTGVAG; via the coding sequence GTGAGCCACCAGCCGCTGACGTCGCCGGGGCAGCTGAGCGCGCTGCTCGACGTCCCGTTCACTGCCGAGCAGCTGGCCGCGGCGACCGCGCCGCTCGAGCCCGGCGTGGTCATCGCCGGGGCCGGCTCGGGTAAGACCACCGTGATGGCCGCGCGGGTGGTGTGGCTGGTCGGGTCCGGGCAGGTGCGCCCCGAGCAAGTGCTGGGCCTGACCTTCACGAACAAGGCGGCCGGCGAGCTGGCCCAGCGGATTCGTGCCGCGCTGCGCCGGGCCGTCCCGGCCGCTCCCGTCACGGATGCTGGTGAGCAGGTCGACGGCGAGCCCACGGTGGCCACCTACCACGCCTACGCGGGCCGGCTGCTGCGCGAGCACGGGCTGCGGATCGGGCTGGAGCCGCGGGCCCGGCTGCTCGCCGACGCCACCCGGTTCCAGCTCGTCGATCGGGTGCTTCGCCGGGCCCCCGGGCCGTTCGTCGCGCTCAACACCGGCGTGCGGACGCTGGTCGGGGACGTCGTCTCGCTGGACGGCGAGCTGAGCGAGCACCTGGTCACCGTCGAGGCGCTGCGTGCGGAGGACGCCGCCATCGCCCGTGACGTCGGGTCGGCGCGGCGGGCCACCGCGAAGCTCCAGGAGGTGGCCGACACCGCCGCCAAGCGGGACGAGCTGGCCACGCTCGTCGAGCTGGTCCGGGCCGAGAAGGCGCACCTGGGCACCCTCGACTTCGGCGATCAGCTGGCCGCGGCCGCGCGGCTGGTGTCCGAGCACCCCGCCGTGGGCGAGATCGAGCGGGACCGGTTCCGGGTCGTGCTGCTCGACGAGTACCAGGACACCTCGGTGGCCCAGAAGCAGCTGCTCGTGGGGCTGTTCGGCGGCGGCCACCCGGTGACCGCAGTCGGTGACCCGTTCCAGGCGATCTACGGTTGGCGCGGCGCCTCGGTGGCCAACATCGACGCGTTCCCCCAGGACTTCCCGCGCGCCGACGGCACGGCGTCCACCCGGTACGGGCTGTCCCGCAACAACCGCAGCGGTGGCCGGCTGCTCGGGCTGGCGAACGCCCTGGCCGGGCCGCTGCGCGAGCGGCACCCGGGCTCCGGGCTGCTGCAGCCGCGCCCCGGGGTTGAGGACGCCGGCGACACCGTCTGCGCGCTGCTGCCGACCTACGCCGACGAGGTGGCTTGGGTCACCGACCGGGTCCAGGCGCAGCTGGACTCCGGGATGGCGCCGCGCGACATCGCGCTTCTCGTGCGGGTGCGCAGCGACTTCCCGGCCTACCACGACGCGCTGGCTGAGCGCGGCATCCCGGTCGAGGTCGTCGGCCTGGGCGGGCTGCTGGCGCTGCCGGAGGTGTCCGATGTGGTCGCCACCCTCGAGGTGCTGGACGAGCCCACGGCCAACGCGGGCCTGCTGCGGCTGCTGACCGGGCCGCGATGGCGGATCGGCCCGCGCGACCTCGCGCTGCTGGGCCGCCGCGCCGTGCACCTGGTCAGGGGGGATCAGCCGCAGGCGACCGACGACATCGAGCTGTTGCTGGAGGAGGCCGTCGCCGGGGTCGACCCGGCCGACGTCGTGTCCCTGGTCGAAGCGCTGGACCACCCGGGCGGCGCGACGTACTCCGCCGCGGCCCGGCAGCGGTTCAAGGAGCTGTCCGACGAGCTGCGGGCGCTGCGCCGGCACCTCGGCGAGCCGTTGCTCGAACTCGTCGCCAGGGTGGTGTCCACCACCGGGCTGGACGTCGAGGTGGGCGCGGCGCCGGCCGCCGCGAAGGCCCACCGAGCCGAGGCGCTGGGTTCCTTCCTGGAGCAGGCCGAGGCCTTCGCCGACCTCGACGGCGACCCCAGCGTGCGCGCCTTCTTGTCCTACCTGCGGGCGGCCGAGGAGTTCGACCGGGGTCTGGACACCACGGCCCCCTCGCCGAGCGACAGCGTCAAGCTGCTGACCGTGCACAAGGCCAAGGGCCTGGAGTGGCCCGTCGTCGTGCTGCCGAACCTCACATCCGAGGTGTTCCCCGCCAAGCGGGGCCGGTCCCGCTGGACCAAGGCGGCCAAGACGCTGCCCACCACGCTGAGCGGCGATGCGGACGACTTCCCCGTGGTCGCCGACTGGACCAACAAGGGGCTCGAAGCCTTCGACCAGGCGATGGCCGAGCTGGACCAGCTGGAGGAGCGGCGGCTCGGCTACGTGGCCGTCACCAGGGCCAAGCAGCTGCTCATCGCGTCGTCGCACTGGTGGGGTCCGAGCCAGCGCAAGCCGCGTGGACCGTCGGCCTACCTCGAGGCCGTCCGGAGCCACTGCGAGGCCGGCGGCGGGGCGGTCGAGCACTGGGAGCCGCAGCCGGACGACGACGCCAACCCGGCCCTGCTGGAGCAGGTCGAGCACCCCTGGCCGGTGCCGTTGCAGGCCGAGCCGCTGGCCGCCCGGCGGGAGGCGGCCGAGCTGGTCCGGGCGGCCCTGGCCGGTCAGCTGGAGCCGACCGGCGAGCCCCTGTCCGACGCCGAACGGGCGCGGGTCGCCGAGTGGGACCGCGACCTCGAGGTGCTGCTGACCGAGGCCCGGCTGCTGCACCGGGTCGAGACCGCGGTGCCGCTGCCGTCGTCGCTGTCGGCGTCCGGGCTGGTGCGGCTCGCGGCCGACCCGGACGGCTTCGCCCGGGACCTGGTCCGGCCGATGCCTCGGCCCCCCGCGCCGGCCGCGCACCGGGGCACCCGGTTCCACGCCTGGGTCGAGTCGCTGTTCGGCGAGCAGCCGCTGCTGGACCGCAGCGACCTCGAGGGTGCGGCCGACGACGACCTGGTGCCGGACACCCAGCTCCGGGCGCTGCAGCAGGCCTTCCTGGCCGGGCCGTACGCGCGGCTGGCCCCGCACCGGGTGGAGGCGCCGTTTCAGCTGGTCCTGGGCGGCCGGGTGGTGCGGGGCCGCATCGACGCCGTGTACCGCACCGACGACGGCGGCTACGACGTCATCGACTGGAAGACCGGCTCGGCGGCCGCCGACCCGCTCCAGCTGGCGATCTACCGCACCGCGTGGGCGCAGATCGTCGGCGTGGCCGAGGAGTCCGTGGGCGCCGCGTTCTACTACGTGGGCAGCGGCAGGGTCGAGCGCCCGGCTGCGTTGCCGTCCGGGGCCGAGCTGGAACGGCTGCTCACCGGCGTCGCCGGCTGA
- the nudC gene encoding NAD(+) diphosphatase, producing the protein MSEGPLGRLALARAATDRAAEHRKDDAWLAAAWADPGTRVLRIADGRTLVDDGRIVPSGPFETDRERYFLGVDDDGMAWFAVREDGPLRAPLGSAAVPQGLREVGPVLDDRDAGLLVLAAALGNWHSTHQHCPRCGTRTTITQGGFVRVCPADGSEHYPRTDPAMIVLVTDAGGERALLGHGAAWPPGRFSTLAGFVEPGESAEMAVVREVAEEVRIRVGHVTYLGSQPWPFPSSLMLGFRAQALDDGAEPVPDGVEVTEARWFSRAELHAAASAGEVLLPPPVSIARRLVEHWYGGPVVEEEARRW; encoded by the coding sequence GTGAGCGAGGGACCGCTGGGGCGGCTGGCCTTGGCCCGCGCCGCCACCGACCGGGCCGCCGAGCACCGCAAGGACGACGCCTGGCTGGCCGCGGCCTGGGCCGACCCCGGGACCCGGGTGCTGCGCATCGCCGACGGCCGCACGCTCGTCGACGACGGCCGCATCGTCCCCAGCGGACCCTTCGAGACCGACCGGGAGCGCTACTTCCTGGGCGTGGACGACGACGGGATGGCCTGGTTCGCGGTCCGCGAGGACGGCCCGCTGCGCGCACCGCTGGGCTCGGCCGCCGTGCCCCAGGGGCTGCGCGAGGTCGGCCCGGTCCTCGACGACCGGGACGCCGGCCTGCTGGTGCTGGCCGCCGCGTTGGGCAACTGGCACTCCACCCACCAGCACTGCCCGCGCTGCGGCACCCGGACGACGATCACCCAGGGCGGCTTCGTCCGGGTCTGCCCGGCGGACGGGTCCGAGCACTACCCGCGCACCGACCCGGCGATGATCGTGCTGGTCACCGACGCGGGCGGCGAGCGCGCCCTGCTCGGCCACGGGGCGGCCTGGCCGCCCGGCCGGTTCTCCACCCTGGCCGGCTTCGTCGAGCCGGGGGAGTCCGCCGAGATGGCGGTGGTGCGCGAGGTGGCCGAGGAGGTCCGGATCCGGGTCGGCCACGTCACCTACCTGGGCAGCCAGCCGTGGCCGTTCCCGTCCTCGCTCATGCTCGGCTTCCGGGCCCAGGCGCTGGACGACGGCGCCGAGCCGGTGCCGGACGGCGTGGAGGTGACCGAGGCGCGCTGGTTCAGCCGGGCCGAGCTGCACGCGGCTGCGTCAGCGGGCGAGGTGTTGCTGCCGCCGCCGGTGTCGATCGCACGGAGGCTCGTCGAGCACTGGTACGGCGGCCCGGTCGTCGAGGAGGAGGCCCGGCGCTGGTAG
- a CDS encoding PD-(D/E)XK nuclease family protein, producing the protein ADGDLPLVPVAHPDRWWGLADLTAPGQPLHPQARPIRLSGSSLERMDSCPLRWFLEHEAKGESARSTALGFGSIVHALAHDVAAGRSPADAGQLMALVESVWGQLSFEARWQSAQEKERARTALGLFVAWHQAERGRRLVATEHEFETRFTVSGREVELRGRMDRVEVDVDGAVHVVDLKTGKYAPTGPQVQLHVQLATYQLAVREGALTGLDTVAEAACGGAELVQLRTSTKEGLPKVQQQPALTELPDPEWIDGVLAEAVERMVTEEFPATPGDQCGFCTFKGSCPGRDEGRQVVR; encoded by the coding sequence GCCGACGGAGACCTGCCGCTGGTCCCGGTCGCCCACCCGGACCGCTGGTGGGGGCTGGCCGACCTCACCGCCCCCGGCCAGCCGCTGCATCCGCAGGCCCGGCCGATCCGGCTGTCCGGCTCGTCGCTGGAGCGGATGGACTCCTGCCCGCTGCGCTGGTTCCTGGAGCACGAGGCGAAGGGCGAGTCGGCCCGCAGCACCGCGCTCGGCTTCGGCTCGATCGTGCACGCGCTGGCCCACGACGTGGCGGCCGGGCGCAGCCCCGCGGACGCGGGGCAGCTGATGGCGCTGGTCGAGTCGGTGTGGGGCCAGCTGTCCTTCGAGGCGCGCTGGCAGTCCGCCCAGGAGAAGGAGCGGGCGCGCACCGCCCTGGGGTTGTTCGTGGCCTGGCACCAGGCCGAGCGGGGGCGCCGGCTGGTGGCGACCGAGCACGAATTCGAGACCCGGTTCACGGTCAGCGGCCGCGAGGTCGAGCTGCGCGGCCGGATGGACCGGGTGGAGGTCGACGTCGACGGCGCGGTGCACGTGGTGGACCTCAAGACCGGCAAGTACGCCCCGACCGGCCCCCAGGTCCAGCTGCACGTGCAGCTGGCCACCTACCAGCTGGCCGTGCGCGAGGGAGCGCTGACTGGGCTGGACACCGTGGCCGAGGCGGCCTGCGGCGGGGCCGAGCTGGTCCAGCTGCGGACCTCGACGAAGGAGGGCCTGCCGAAGGTCCAGCAGCAGCCGGCGCTGACCGAGCTGCCGGACCCCGAGTGGATCGACGGCGTGCTGGCCGAGGCGGTCGAGCGGATGGTGACTGAGGAGTTCCCGGCCACCCCGGGGGACCAGTGCGGCTTCTGCACGTTCAAAGGCAGCTGCCCAGGCCGGGACGAGGGTCGGCAGGTGGTCCGGTGA
- a CDS encoding endonuclease/exonuclease/phosphatase family protein translates to MSVLRVATFNLLHGQSLRDGSVEPALLADAARRLGADLVGLQEVDRHQPRSGLVDQTEVVAAALGAAHWRFVPSLHGTPGHGDPWTASELDDGDGSEGPTYGIGLVSRFPVRSWAVRRFAAAPISLPLVVAGAPRPRIMRVRDEPRLALAAVVEGPAGPFTAVTAHLSFVPGYNARQLRAIASWASTMPEPVLLFGDFNLPAALPRWLTGWMSLAQAATYPSARPRVQFDHLLARGLAADRVRAEHVLALPVSDHCALAVDLEL, encoded by the coding sequence ATGTCGGTGCTGCGGGTCGCGACGTTCAACCTGCTGCACGGGCAGTCGCTGCGCGACGGCTCGGTCGAGCCGGCGCTGCTGGCCGACGCGGCGCGGCGGCTCGGCGCCGACCTGGTCGGGCTGCAGGAGGTGGACCGCCACCAGCCGAGATCCGGCCTGGTCGACCAGACGGAGGTAGTCGCGGCGGCCCTCGGCGCGGCCCACTGGCGGTTCGTCCCGTCGCTGCACGGGACGCCGGGCCACGGCGATCCCTGGACGGCGTCCGAGCTGGACGACGGCGACGGCAGCGAAGGCCCGACCTACGGGATCGGGCTGGTGTCCCGGTTCCCAGTGCGGTCATGGGCGGTGCGCCGGTTCGCCGCGGCGCCGATCTCGCTGCCGCTCGTCGTGGCCGGCGCCCCGAGGCCGCGGATCATGCGGGTCAGGGACGAGCCGCGGCTGGCTCTGGCTGCGGTCGTCGAGGGTCCGGCCGGGCCGTTCACCGCGGTCACCGCGCACCTGTCCTTCGTGCCGGGGTACAACGCCCGACAGCTGCGGGCCATCGCCTCGTGGGCGTCGACGATGCCCGAGCCGGTGCTGCTGTTCGGCGACTTCAACCTGCCGGCCGCGCTGCCTCGCTGGCTGACCGGCTGGATGTCGCTGGCGCAGGCGGCCACCTACCCGTCCGCGCGGCCACGCGTGCAGTTCGACCACCTGCTGGCCCGCGGGCTGGCCGCCGACCGGGTGCGGGCCGAGCACGTCCTGGCGCTGCCGGTCAGCGACCACTGCGCCCTGGCCGTCGACCTGGAGCTGTGA
- a CDS encoding mycoredoxin, which produces MSMTMYTTTWCGYCRRLKSQLEREGIGYTEVDIELVPGAAELVMSVNGGNQSVPTVVFADGTALTNPSVGAVRERLAAAS; this is translated from the coding sequence ATGTCGATGACGATGTACACGACCACCTGGTGCGGCTACTGCCGGCGGCTGAAGAGCCAGCTGGAGCGTGAGGGCATCGGCTACACCGAGGTCGACATCGAGCTCGTCCCGGGGGCTGCCGAGCTCGTCATGAGCGTCAACGGCGGCAACCAGAGCGTCCCCACGGTGGTGTTCGCCGACGGGACCGCGCTGACCAACCCGAGCGTCGGCGCGGTGCGCGAGCGGCTGGCCGCGGCGAGCTGA
- a CDS encoding ATP-dependent DNA helicase UvrD2 — MPPPPPPPRQPTADDVLAALDPEQREVAIALRGPVCVLAGAGTGKTRAITHRIAYGVHSGVYAPQRVLAVTFTTRAAGEMRGRLRELGVSGVQARTFHSAALRQLGYFYPRVVGGDVPRLVESKIGLVGQAAGAARIALSRPALRDVAAEIEWAKVSRTAADDYPAALAAAGREPPADLDAAQVGRLYAGYEAAKRERGVLDFEDVLLLTVAVLQERADVADQVRAQYRHLVVDEYQDVNPLQQALLDLWLGPRDDLCVVGDASQTIYSFTGATPNYLLGFPQRYPQATVVRLVRDYRSTPQVVGLANGVLRRAHGAAARGKIELVAQRPSGPEPTFTPYPDEPAEAAGVAARIRELLAAGTPASEMAVLYRINAQSEVFEEALADLGIPFLLRGAERFFERPEVREAVILLRGAARGGAPAADGTLAGDVRAVLGTRGWRSEPPSGSGATRDRWESLNALVALAEQVAATQPSAGLSELVTELDERIAAQHAPTVEGVTLASLHAAKGLEWDAVFLVGLVEGTLPLIHADTPEQVEEERRLLYVGVTRAREHLHLSWSAARAPGGRASRRPSRFLDRLRPADLDDEQAALPRRSKRGAKAGRVLPTVCSGCGHPLATAADRTRGRCADCPPGYDEAVFERLRSWRLERSRTDSVPAYVVFTDATLEAIAAARPTSLTALAKVNGVGPAKLERYGETVLTVLTDVSS, encoded by the coding sequence ATGCCCCCACCGCCACCCCCTCCGCGGCAGCCGACCGCCGACGACGTGCTCGCCGCGCTCGACCCGGAGCAGCGCGAGGTGGCCATCGCCTTGCGCGGCCCGGTCTGCGTGCTGGCCGGTGCCGGCACCGGCAAGACCCGGGCGATCACCCACCGGATCGCCTACGGCGTCCACTCGGGGGTCTACGCGCCGCAGCGGGTGCTGGCGGTCACCTTCACCACCCGGGCCGCCGGTGAAATGCGCGGCCGGCTGCGCGAGCTCGGCGTCTCGGGCGTGCAGGCCCGCACCTTCCACAGCGCCGCGCTGCGCCAGCTGGGCTACTTCTACCCGCGGGTGGTCGGCGGCGACGTGCCGCGGCTGGTGGAGAGCAAGATCGGCCTGGTGGGCCAGGCGGCCGGCGCCGCCCGGATCGCGCTGTCCCGTCCCGCGCTGCGCGACGTCGCGGCCGAGATCGAGTGGGCCAAGGTCAGCCGCACCGCGGCCGACGACTACCCGGCCGCGCTCGCCGCGGCCGGTCGGGAGCCCCCCGCCGACCTCGACGCGGCCCAGGTGGGCCGGCTGTACGCCGGGTACGAGGCGGCCAAGCGCGAGCGGGGCGTGCTCGACTTCGAGGACGTGCTGCTGCTCACGGTGGCGGTGCTGCAGGAGCGGGCCGACGTCGCGGACCAGGTGCGCGCCCAGTACCGGCACCTCGTGGTGGACGAGTACCAGGACGTCAACCCGCTGCAGCAGGCGCTGCTCGACCTGTGGCTGGGCCCGCGGGACGACCTCTGCGTGGTCGGTGACGCGAGCCAGACGATCTACAGCTTCACCGGCGCCACGCCGAACTACCTGCTCGGCTTCCCGCAGCGCTACCCACAGGCCACCGTGGTCCGGCTGGTGCGCGACTACCGGTCCACCCCGCAGGTGGTCGGCCTGGCCAACGGGGTGCTGCGCCGGGCGCACGGCGCGGCCGCCCGGGGCAAGATCGAGCTGGTCGCCCAACGGCCCTCGGGACCGGAGCCGACGTTCACGCCGTACCCCGACGAGCCGGCCGAGGCCGCGGGGGTGGCGGCCCGGATCCGTGAGCTGCTGGCCGCGGGGACCCCGGCCAGCGAGATGGCCGTCCTGTACCGGATCAACGCACAGTCGGAGGTCTTCGAGGAGGCGCTGGCCGACCTGGGGATCCCGTTCCTGCTGCGCGGCGCCGAGCGGTTCTTCGAGCGTCCCGAGGTCCGCGAGGCGGTGATCCTGCTGCGTGGTGCCGCCCGCGGTGGCGCGCCGGCGGCCGACGGCACGCTGGCCGGCGATGTCCGGGCGGTTCTCGGCACCCGGGGCTGGCGGTCCGAGCCGCCGTCCGGCTCCGGCGCGACCAGGGACCGCTGGGAGTCGCTCAACGCGCTGGTGGCGCTGGCCGAGCAGGTGGCCGCCACCCAGCCGTCCGCCGGGCTGTCCGAGCTGGTGACCGAGCTGGACGAGCGGATCGCGGCCCAGCACGCGCCCACCGTCGAGGGCGTCACGCTGGCCTCGCTGCACGCGGCCAAGGGCCTGGAGTGGGACGCCGTGTTCCTGGTAGGCCTGGTCGAAGGGACCCTGCCGCTCATCCACGCGGACACCCCGGAGCAGGTGGAGGAGGAGCGCCGGCTGCTGTACGTCGGGGTGACCCGGGCCCGCGAGCACCTGCACCTGTCCTGGTCCGCGGCCAGGGCGCCCGGGGGTCGGGCCAGCCGGCGCCCGTCCCGGTTCCTGGACAGGCTGCGCCCCGCCGACCTCGACGACGAGCAGGCGGCCTTGCCGCGGCGCTCGAAACGGGGCGCCAAGGCCGGGCGGGTGCTGCCCACAGTGTGCTCCGGCTGCGGCCACCCGCTGGCCACCGCGGCCGACCGCACCCGCGGCCGGTGCGCCGACTGCCCGCCCGGCTACGACGAGGCCGTCTTCGAGCGGCTGCGGTCCTGGCGGCTGGAGCGGTCCCGCACCGACTCGGTGCCGGCGTACGTCGTGTTCACCGACGCCACCCTGGAGGCCATCGCGGCCGCCCGACCCACCTCGCTGACCGCCCTGGCGAAGGTCAACGGGGTGGGTCCGGCCAAGCTCGAGCGCTATGGCGAAACCGTCCTGACGGTGCTCACCGACGTCAGCAGCTAA
- the deoD gene encoding purine-nucleoside phosphorylase produces the protein MSTHIGAKAGDIAERVLMPGDPLRAQWVAETFLDGAVRYNEVRGMFGYTGSWKGERVSIQGHGMGIPSVSIYAHELFAEYGVRTAIRIGTCGALREDVRVRDVILAMSASTDSATNRTRFPGIDYAPAADFDLLTTAHRLAGEHDLQVRVGQVHSADLFYGDSAATLRLAQYGVLAVEMEAAALYTLAAQFDVRALTVLTVSDHLVTHEETSAEERQTTFSEMVRLALDTAVA, from the coding sequence GTGAGCACTCATATCGGAGCCAAGGCCGGCGACATCGCCGAGCGGGTCCTGATGCCGGGCGACCCGCTGCGCGCGCAGTGGGTGGCCGAGACGTTCCTCGACGGCGCCGTCCGCTACAACGAGGTCCGCGGCATGTTCGGCTACACCGGCAGCTGGAAGGGCGAGCGGGTCTCGATCCAGGGCCACGGCATGGGCATCCCCTCGGTGTCGATCTACGCGCACGAGCTGTTCGCCGAGTACGGCGTCCGGACGGCGATCCGGATCGGCACCTGCGGCGCCCTGCGCGAGGACGTCCGGGTTCGCGACGTGATCCTCGCCATGAGCGCCTCCACCGACTCCGCGACCAACCGCACCCGGTTCCCCGGCATCGACTACGCGCCGGCCGCGGACTTCGACCTGCTGACGACGGCGCACCGGCTGGCCGGCGAGCACGACCTGCAGGTGCGGGTCGGCCAGGTGCACAGCGCGGACCTGTTCTACGGCGACTCGGCCGCGACGCTGCGGCTGGCCCAGTACGGGGTGCTGGCCGTGGAGATGGAGGCCGCCGCGCTGTACACGCTGGCGGCCCAGTTCGACGTGCGGGCCCTGACCGTGCTGACCGTCTCGGACCACCTGGTGACCCACGAGGAGACCTCGGCCGAGGAGCGGCAGACCACCTTCTCCGAGATGGTCCGGCTCGCCCTCGACACCGCCGTCGCCTAG